From one Dehalococcoidia bacterium genomic stretch:
- a CDS encoding CFI-box-CTERM domain-containing protein has translation MKAKIFYLTLAIVMAVALVAAILPAIVAADTPANPTDLCVAGEEEYIFLDWFANIEEDVMGYNVYRSTSSGTFYTCIATTTAGTDTECEYRDYYGLPGGIEYGITYYYVITAFDSINESGYSNEVSSELNNPHFTYVPQKTTLSVYAGSSVDLDITIGLSQWDSGWTSPIQAEMYLGSQKPLDSYPFTATFDPATFDLTSVTDKQIVSVTINAPAEITPGDYEVRVSANRTGDLDGQELKDGTGCKIKYLHVLEAPTPTPTPTPTPTPTPIPTPTPMLTPTPTPTPMPTPTPTPTPTPTPTPTPTPTPTPTPTSTPTPTPTPTPTPTPTPTSTPTPTPTPTPTPTPTTTPTPTPTPTPTPTGPELKCFIATAAYGTEAAAEIDVLRAFRDEVLLESTLGSQLVELYYQTSPPVADFISENDVLRTIVRELVIDPMVSVATFTQGIWGK, from the coding sequence ATGAAAGCGAAGATATTCTATTTGACATTAGCGATAGTGATGGCAGTGGCTCTCGTAGCGGCAATACTCCCTGCTATTGTTGCTGCGGATACCCCGGCAAATCCCACTGACTTATGTGTCGCAGGCGAGGAGGAATATATCTTCTTGGATTGGTTTGCCAATATTGAAGAAGACGTGATGGGGTACAATGTTTATCGCAGCACCTCAAGCGGTACTTTCTACACTTGCATCGCAACCACTACTGCGGGTACAGATACGGAGTGCGAATATAGGGATTATTACGGTTTACCCGGGGGCATCGAATATGGCATCACTTATTACTATGTGATAACAGCTTTTGATTCGATAAATGAGAGTGGTTACTCCAACGAGGTCAGTTCTGAGCTTAATAATCCCCATTTCACATATGTTCCCCAAAAAACTACGCTGTCTGTTTATGCTGGAAGTTCAGTTGACTTAGACATTACTATAGGGCTATCGCAATGGGATAGTGGGTGGACATCGCCGATACAGGCAGAGATGTATTTGGGCAGCCAGAAGCCATTGGATTCTTATCCTTTTACCGCCACTTTCGATCCGGCAACCTTTGACCTAACGAGCGTAACTGACAAGCAAATCGTGTCAGTCACCATAAACGCACCGGCAGAAATAACCCCCGGTGATTACGAGGTCAGGGTGAGCGCTAACAGGACAGGTGATTTAGATGGACAAGAGCTAAAGGATGGAACAGGATGTAAGATTAAATACTTACATGTATTAGAGGCACCCACACCTACACCCACTCCTACTCCTACACCCACTCCTACTCCTATACCTACACCAACACCAATGCTTACGCCAACACCAACACCAACACCAATGCCTACACCAACACCGACGCCTACTCCCACGCCAACCCCGACGCCTACACCTACACCAACGCCAACCCCAACCCCAACCTCAACGCCAACCCCAACGCCAACCCCAACCCCAACCCCAACGCCGACGCCGACCTCAACCCCCACCCCCACCCCTACACCCACACCCACACCAACCCCAACCACAACCCCTACGCCTACACCCACACCAACGCCTACACCTACCGGCCCTGAGTTAAAATGCTTCATCGCCACCGCAGCATATGGCACAGAGGCCGCTGCAGAGATCGATGTGTTACGGGCCTTCAGGGATGAGGTGCTGCTGGAAAGCACTCTGGGCTCTCAGCTTGTGGAGCTGTACTACCAGACCAGCCCTCCGGTAGCGGATTTTATATCAGAGAATGATGTGTTGAGGACCATTGTGAGGGAGCTGGTGATCGACCCCATGGTGAGTGTTGCCACATTCACACAGGGTATTTGGGGGAAATAA
- a CDS encoding DDE-type integrase/transposase/recombinase yields the protein MRISRATRRWLEEGMIKVIKEVSAYLPPEKCKFCGSRHIVRYGHWQNRQRWWCKDCKRKFADNDAPIGMKTPSVQIASALSMFYESMSLNAIRRNLEQTYNNYPSDSTVYGWITKYTKIAVSVAKDYTAQVGDIWIADETVLKIGGRNIWFWDIIDDKTRFLLASHISVNRTTPSARVLMESAERRAGKAPKTVITDKLQAYLDGIELAFGAETRHIQAKGFRVQPNTNLIERFHGSLKARTKIMRGLKKRETATLIMNGWLVHYNFFRPHEGIGNITPAEKAGIKFPYKNWLDVVKGEYH from the coding sequence ATGAGAATATCAAGAGCAACAAGGCGATGGTTAGAGGAGGGGATGATTAAAGTAATAAAAGAGGTTAGTGCTTATTTACCGCCTGAAAAGTGTAAATTCTGCGGTTCAAGGCACATAGTACGCTATGGGCATTGGCAAAATCGGCAACGATGGTGGTGTAAGGACTGCAAGAGGAAGTTCGCTGATAACGATGCACCAATAGGGATGAAAACCCCATCGGTGCAAATAGCTTCGGCTTTAAGTATGTTTTATGAGAGCATGTCTTTAAATGCTATCAGGCGAAACTTAGAGCAAACGTACAATAATTATCCGTCTGATTCAACTGTGTATGGATGGATAACTAAATATACAAAGATAGCTGTCTCGGTAGCTAAAGACTATACAGCGCAAGTAGGCGACATTTGGATAGCCGATGAGACTGTATTAAAAATTGGAGGTAGAAATATATGGTTTTGGGACATAATTGACGATAAGACAAGGTTCTTGTTAGCATCTCATATTTCTGTTAATCGCACTACCCCAAGTGCTAGGGTATTGATGGAAAGTGCTGAAAGGAGAGCTGGCAAAGCCCCTAAAACAGTTATCACCGATAAGTTGCAAGCATACCTAGACGGCATTGAGTTAGCATTTGGCGCAGAGACTAGGCATATTCAAGCTAAAGGTTTTCGTGTACAGCCTAATACAAATTTAATTGAAAGGTTTCATGGGTCGCTGAAAGCCCGCACCAAAATAATGCGGGGATTAAAGAAGCGAGAAACAGCCACCCTCATAATGAACGGGTGGCTAGTTCACTATAACTTTTTTAGACCACATGAAGGTATAGGAAACATAACACCAGCAGAGAAGGCAGGTATTAAGTTTCCGTATAAGAATTGGCTAGATGTAGTGAAAGGGGAATATCATTAG
- a CDS encoding CFI-box-CTERM domain-containing protein, with amino-acid sequence MRMGHKLLMAILLVSLLALLIPAQVATADEIVNFPDPNLEAAIRDELRMPTGDIYESDLARLTVLHATERGIIDLTGLEYCINLITLWLPGNQISDIAPLFYLTKLQSLYLGWNPLGDLSALSSLTSLTILDLRCTQISNISALSSLTSANIFYLSANQISDVSALSSLTSLTELWIGNNTISDISAISSTTGLTKLYLYENQISDVSPLVTNAGLSEGDWVNLRHNPLSADSLDIYIPELQDRGVLVLYDTGGCFIATAAYGTSTAEELDTLRAFRDDVLLQNSIGSQLVEWYYQTSPPVADFISEHQPLRTLVRELLVDPVTWLVEATGTLWRD; translated from the coding sequence ATGAGAATGGGCCATAAGTTGCTCATGGCGATTTTACTTGTTAGCTTGCTGGCACTGCTAATTCCGGCTCAGGTTGCCACAGCCGACGAAATAGTCAATTTCCCCGACCCTAATCTAGAGGCAGCTATTCGTGATGAGCTAAGAATGCCTACAGGAGACATCTACGAGTCTGACCTTGCCCGGCTTACCGTCCTTCACGCCACTGAAAGGGGTATAATTGACCTCACAGGATTGGAGTACTGCATTAATCTGATTACACTTTGGCTTCCGGGCAACCAGATAAGCGACATTGCGCCGTTATTTTACCTCACCAAGTTGCAAAGCCTTTATCTCGGTTGGAATCCTTTAGGCGACTTATCTGCGCTATCAAGCCTTACCAGCCTGACTATTCTTGACCTCCGTTGCACCCAGATAAGTAACATCTCTGCGCTATCAAGCCTCACCAGCGCGAATATATTCTACCTAAGTGCCAACCAGATAAGCGATGTCTCTGCGCTATCAAGCCTCACCAGCCTGACTGAGCTCTGGATAGGTAACAACACGATAAGCGACATCTCTGCGATATCAAGCACCACCGGCCTGACTAAGCTCTACCTCTATGAAAACCAGATAAGCGATGTCTCACCGCTCGTGACGAACGCAGGACTCTCAGAGGGAGACTGGGTTAACCTCCGTCACAATCCATTAAGTGCGGATTCCCTCGACATATATATACCTGAACTTCAGGATAGGGGTGTGCTCGTGCTTTACGATACTGGCGGCTGCTTCATCGCCACCGCAGCCTATGGCACATCGACAGCTGAGGAACTCGACACGCTCAGGGCCTTCAGAGATGATGTTCTGCTCCAGAATAGCATTGGCTCTCAATTGGTGGAGTGGTACTACCAGACAAGCCCTCCGGTAGCCGATTTTATATCGGAGCACCAGCCGTTAAGGACGTTGGTCAGGGAACTCCTGGTTGACCCCGTTACCTGGTTAGTCGAAGCCACGGGGACTCTCTGGCGGGATTAG
- a CDS encoding leucine-rich repeat domain-containing protein has translation MREPIKIILVAIIAIVIIAIITVTAIGITGGFSKEEPPTPTPTPTSTATPAPTPTSTATPTPTSVGTPTPMPTPTPVVDPQVGTNEVVYFPDPNLETVIREVIRRLTGDIYKSDLTRLTRLVAWDRGIVDLTGLEYCTGLTALVLSANQISNISALSSLTSLIRLDLTENQISDISALSSLTSVTRLDLRGNHISDISALSSLTRLNEVYLGGNQISDISALSSITSLNKLFLNNNQISDVSPLVANAGLSGGDYLTLCINPLSTDSVITYVPELQGRGVYVVCPVATDIDEVEFCFIATAAYGTSSAEEIDVLRAFRDGVLLESTVGSQLVEWYYQTSPPVADFISENSLLRTIMRELVIDPMVSIATFTQGIWGK, from the coding sequence ATGAGGGAGCCAATAAAAATAATTCTCGTGGCGATAATAGCAATAGTCATAATTGCTATTATTACAGTCACTGCAATTGGTATAACAGGAGGGTTTTCTAAAGAAGAGCCCCCTACCCCTACACCTACGCCTACATCGACAGCCACCCCTGCGCCTACGCCTACATCGACAGCCACCCCTACGCCTACATCGGTAGGCACCCCTACCCCTATGCCTACACCAACCCCCGTTGTCGACCCTCAAGTCGGAACGAATGAAGTAGTCTATTTTCCCGACCCCAACCTTGAGACGGTAATAAGGGAGGTGATAAGAAGGCTCACTGGAGATATTTATAAGTCTGACCTTACCCGGCTTACCCGCCTTGTAGCCTGGGATAGGGGTATTGTTGACCTCACGGGATTGGAGTACTGCACTGGTCTCACTGCACTCGTACTTTCTGCAAACCAGATAAGCAACATCTCTGCGCTATCAAGCCTCACCAGCCTGATTAGGCTTGACCTTACTGAAAACCAGATAAGCGACATCTCTGCGCTGTCAAGCCTCACCAGCGTGACCAGGCTTGACCTCCGTGGAAATCATATAAGCGACATCTCCGCGCTATCAAGCCTCACCCGTCTGAATGAAGTCTACCTGGGTGGCAACCAGATAAGCGACATCTCTGCGCTATCAAGCATCACCAGCCTGAATAAGCTCTTCCTGAATAACAACCAGATAAGCGATGTCTCACCACTCGTGGCGAACGCAGGACTTTCAGGGGGTGATTATTTAACCCTCTGTATCAATCCATTAAGTACAGATTCCGTCATTACATATGTACCTGAACTTCAGGGGAGAGGTGTGTACGTGGTATGCCCTGTTGCCACAGATATCGACGAGGTAGAATTCTGCTTCATCGCCACCGCAGCGTATGGCACATCGAGCGCTGAGGAAATCGATGTGTTGAGGGCGTTCAGGGATGGGGTACTGCTGGAAAGCACAGTGGGCTCTCAGCTCGTGGAGTGGTACTACCAGACCAGCCCTCCGGTAGCGGACTTCATATCGGAAAACAGCCTCTTGAGGACCATTATGAGGGAGCTGGTGATCGACCCTATGGTGAGTATTGCCACGTTCACACAGGGTATTTGGGGGAAATAA
- a CDS encoding GIY-YIG nuclease family protein, which yields MDKDYYVYVLADQRNGTPYVGVTSNLIRRIREHKKKAIDGGICILS from the coding sequence ATGGATAAAGACTACTATGTTTACGTCCTGGCAGACCAGAGGAATGGGACTCCATATGTTGGGGTTACTTCAAATCTGATTAGAAGGATACGGGAACACAAGAAAAAGGCGATTGATGGAGGGATTTGTATACTGAGTTAG
- a CDS encoding CFI-box-CTERM domain-containing protein — translation MQQNDGGWDWPLYDGDPNDPSPQNTIGPIGKGLAEAYKDTGDAFMYTALQDVATFLQAKTNTFSPPDGYLAAELDSILGGTTNVLHVNTYFYGPLAAGTYDRNGEGTEYNAEGYIDWLQARREGTNWAAWDIGMGVVGAASAGVTGSELDYWIQGVKDEINEMDGALTGDVAGLAGGLYGLAFVREDFDPTAGEHASASNLNDLADILASYQVAESGGFAWNSLHVALGEECVQETAYAILALAEVGGYNNETGSAARYLEGVQLGTGGWENGVGEPGENNEYTAEALWGIAVAPANGGGCFIATAAYGTEAAAEIDTLRAFRDEVLLKSTVGSQLVELYYKTSPPVADFISENSLLRTIVRELVIDPMVSVATFTQGIWGK, via the coding sequence ATGCAGCAGAACGATGGAGGATGGGATTGGCCGCTATACGATGGCGACCCTAATGATCCCAGCCCACAGAACACTATCGGGCCAATCGGTAAGGGACTGGCGGAGGCGTACAAGGATACGGGCGATGCCTTTATGTACACTGCTCTGCAAGACGTGGCTACGTTCCTGCAGGCTAAGACCAATACCTTCTCTCCACCTGATGGCTACCTGGCTGCCGAGCTCGATAGCATCTTGGGCGGAACGACTAATGTTCTCCACGTCAATACATATTTCTACGGCCCGCTGGCCGCAGGTACGTATGATCGGAATGGAGAAGGTACGGAGTATAACGCAGAGGGCTATATAGACTGGCTCCAGGCTCGACGAGAGGGTACGAATTGGGCGGCGTGGGACATTGGCATGGGGGTAGTGGGGGCCGCTTCGGCAGGCGTGACCGGCAGTGAACTTGACTACTGGATTCAGGGAGTCAAGGATGAAATCAATGAAATGGACGGAGCGCTTACAGGTGACGTGGCCGGTCTGGCAGGGGGCCTCTACGGGCTGGCCTTTGTCCGAGAGGATTTCGACCCGACTGCCGGCGAGCACGCATCTGCCAGCAACCTGAACGATCTCGCGGATATTCTAGCCAGCTATCAGGTCGCTGAGTCCGGCGGTTTCGCCTGGAACTCGCTGCATGTTGCACTGGGTGAGGAGTGTGTCCAGGAGACGGCCTACGCGATTTTAGCGCTGGCGGAAGTCGGCGGATATAATAATGAGACCGGCAGCGCCGCACGTTACCTGGAGGGCGTCCAATTGGGCACCGGCGGCTGGGAGAATGGTGTCGGTGAACCCGGAGAGAACAATGAGTACACCGCTGAAGCCCTGTGGGGGATTGCAGTTGCACCGGCTAATGGTGGTGGCTGCTTCATCGCCACCGCTGCCTACGGCACGGAGGCCGCGGCGGAAATCGACACTCTCAGAGCCTTCAGGGATGAGGTGCTGCTGAAGAGCACAGTTGGCTCTCAACTTGTGGAGTTGTACTACAAGACCAGCCCTCCGGTAGCCGATTTTATTTCAGAAAACAGCCTCTTGAGGACCATTGTGAGGGAGCTGGTGATCGACCCCATGGTGAGTGTCGCCACGTTCACACAGGGTATCTGGGGGAAATAG